One part of the Marinobacter sp. M3C genome encodes these proteins:
- a CDS encoding AEC family transporter, producing the protein MNVFFNALVPVVLLITLGHLFRRWNFPGPEFWPQAERFTYYVLFPAMLVYKLGQAHMAPSVYADVAVLVGATLASMTLILAVIQRFWRWSGPVFSSVFQGAIRFNSYVALAAGGMLLGDEGLALTAIVVAIMVPMLNLLCIVMFSLTTAGQRIQLLPVLRMIITNPLIVGSLLGITWSYFELGFHPLLAGTLGPLSSLALPMGLMTVGAGLQLSVLRGASMPFVMSSILKLLVMPVIAAGIGYVLGFELLLVQVMILLAALPTATSAYILARQLGGDAPLMAGIISGQTLLAVVSIPLVLSFLW; encoded by the coding sequence ATGAACGTTTTTTTCAATGCATTGGTGCCGGTTGTTCTGCTGATCACCCTGGGGCACCTTTTTCGCCGCTGGAATTTCCCCGGGCCGGAATTCTGGCCCCAGGCAGAACGCTTTACCTATTACGTTTTGTTTCCCGCCATGCTGGTGTACAAGTTGGGGCAGGCGCACATGGCGCCGTCGGTTTACGCAGATGTTGCCGTGCTGGTAGGCGCAACACTGGCATCGATGACTCTGATACTGGCCGTTATCCAGCGCTTCTGGCGCTGGAGTGGCCCGGTGTTCTCGTCGGTGTTTCAGGGCGCTATTCGCTTCAATTCTTACGTCGCACTGGCGGCAGGCGGCATGCTGCTGGGCGATGAGGGCCTGGCACTGACCGCCATCGTGGTGGCTATTATGGTGCCCATGCTGAATCTGCTGTGCATCGTTATGTTTTCGCTGACGACTGCTGGCCAGCGGATACAGCTTCTGCCCGTGCTGCGGATGATCATTACCAACCCATTGATTGTCGGGTCGCTGCTGGGCATTACCTGGAGTTACTTCGAGCTGGGCTTTCACCCGCTGTTGGCAGGCACTCTGGGGCCATTGAGCAGCCTGGCTTTGCCTATGGGTTTGATGACGGTGGGTGCTGGCCTGCAACTGAGCGTGTTACGCGGCGCTTCGATGCCATTTGTGATGTCGTCAATTCTTAAGTTACTGGTGATGCCTGTGATTGCTGCGGGCATCGGCTATGTTCTAGGCTTTGAGCTCTTGCTGGTGCAGGTCATGATTCTGCTGGCGGCCTTGCCCACAGCCACCTCAGCTTACATTCTTGCGCGCCAGCTAGGCGGTGATGCACCGCTGATGGCAGGTATCATTAGCGGGCAAACCCTGTTGGCTGTGGTGTCTATTCCGCTGGTTCTAAGCTTCCTCTGGTAG